The following are from one region of the Tenacibaculum dicentrarchi genome:
- the ccoN gene encoding cytochrome-c oxidase, cbb3-type subunit I has translation MEMQQFYYDNKIVKKFIYATLLWGIVGFSVGLLLALMFLFPNITEGISWLSFGRLRPLHTNAVIFAFVGNAIYAGVYYSLQRLLKARMASNFLSNFNFWGWQAIIVAAAITLPLGYTSSKEYAELEWPIDIAIALVWVAFGVNMIWTILQRRQRHLYVAIWFYLGTFVTVAVLHIFNSLALPVGFLKSYSVYAGVQDALVQWWYGHNAVAFFLTTPFLGLMYYFVPKAANRPVYSYRLSIVHFWSLIFIYIWAGPHHLLYTALPTWAQNLGVAFSIMLLAPSWGGMINGLLTLRGAWDKVRTDPVLKFMVVAITGYGMATFEGPMLSLKNVNAIAHFSDWIIAHVHVGALAWNGFFTFGMIYWMVPRLFKTKLYSTALANFHFWIGTLGIIMYTLPMYVAGFVQASMWKQFNPDGTLAYGNFLETVAEIIPMYWMRAIGGSMFIAGALVMIYNMVRTIKSGSEVTDDLAEAAPLTKVSKHRTKGEAWHTWLERKPIKLTIYATVAILIGGLVQIVPTILVKSNIPTISSVKPYSPLELEGRDLYIREGCVGCHSQMVRPFRSEVERYGEYSKAGEFVYDHPFLWGSKRTGPDLHRLGSKYSDSWHLNHMYDPQSTSPGSIMPSYKWIVRNKLDKSSTEDKMRVMVTLGVPYTEQEIANAQASMDAQGAKIQENLHQDPDFAKNYASDKKYAKENGQEFIEMKDREIVALISYLQRLGTDIKVKDVQKQLSKK, from the coding sequence ATGGAAATGCAACAATTTTATTACGATAACAAAATCGTAAAAAAATTCATTTACGCCACACTACTTTGGGGAATCGTAGGTTTCTCGGTAGGTTTATTATTGGCATTAATGTTTTTATTCCCAAATATTACAGAAGGAATTTCATGGTTGAGTTTTGGGCGTTTACGTCCGTTACATACCAATGCAGTGATTTTTGCTTTTGTAGGGAATGCTATTTATGCAGGAGTTTACTACTCGTTACAACGATTACTAAAAGCACGGATGGCGAGTAACTTTTTAAGTAATTTTAATTTCTGGGGATGGCAGGCAATTATTGTCGCAGCAGCAATTACACTTCCTTTAGGATATACAAGTTCTAAAGAATATGCCGAATTAGAATGGCCTATTGATATCGCAATTGCACTTGTTTGGGTTGCCTTTGGTGTAAACATGATTTGGACAATATTACAAAGAAGACAGCGTCATTTATATGTAGCTATTTGGTTTTATTTAGGAACTTTTGTAACAGTTGCAGTATTACACATATTTAATAGTTTAGCTTTACCTGTTGGGTTTTTAAAATCATATTCAGTATATGCAGGTGTGCAAGATGCATTAGTACAATGGTGGTACGGACATAATGCAGTAGCATTTTTCTTAACAACACCGTTTTTAGGATTGATGTATTATTTTGTTCCTAAGGCAGCAAACAGACCGGTATATTCTTATCGATTATCAATTGTTCACTTTTGGTCGTTAATATTTATTTATATCTGGGCAGGACCTCACCATTTATTATATACAGCTTTACCAACTTGGGCTCAAAATTTAGGAGTTGCATTTTCAATAATGTTATTAGCGCCGTCTTGGGGTGGAATGATAAACGGATTATTAACACTTCGTGGTGCTTGGGATAAAGTACGTACCGATCCTGTTTTAAAGTTTATGGTAGTTGCAATTACTGGTTACGGTATGGCTACTTTTGAAGGACCAATGTTATCTTTAAAAAATGTAAATGCAATTGCACATTTTTCTGATTGGATTATTGCACACGTACACGTTGGTGCATTAGCATGGAATGGTTTCTTTACCTTCGGGATGATTTACTGGATGGTACCAAGGTTATTTAAAACAAAATTATATTCTACAGCTTTAGCAAATTTTCACTTTTGGATAGGTACTTTAGGAATTATCATGTACACACTACCGATGTATGTTGCAGGATTTGTACAAGCATCAATGTGGAAACAATTCAATCCTGATGGAACATTAGCGTATGGTAACTTTTTGGAAACAGTAGCCGAAATAATTCCAATGTATTGGATGCGTGCTATTGGAGGAAGTATGTTTATTGCAGGAGCATTAGTGATGATTTACAATATGGTAAGAACCATAAAATCTGGTAGTGAAGTTACTGACGATTTAGCCGAAGCAGCACCATTAACAAAAGTATCTAAGCACAGAACTAAAGGAGAAGCATGGCACACTTGGTTAGAAAGAAAACCAATTAAATTAACTATTTATGCAACTGTTGCTATTTTAATAGGTGGTTTAGTTCAAATTGTACCAACTATATTAGTAAAATCAAACATACCAACTATATCGAGTGTAAAACCATATTCACCGCTAGAATTAGAAGGGCGTGACCTTTATATTAGAGAAGGATGTGTAGGATGTCACTCTCAAATGGTACGACCATTTAGATCAGAAGTTGAGCGATATGGTGAATACTCTAAAGCAGGAGAGTTTGTCTATGATCACCCATTTTTATGGGGTTCTAAACGTACAGGACCAGATTTACATAGGCTTGGAAGTAAGTATTCTGATAGCTGGCACTTAAATCATATGTATGACCCTCAAAGTACTTCTCCAGGTTCAATAATGCCATCATATAAATGGATTGTTAGAAATAAGTTAGACAAAAGTAGTACTGAAGATAAAATGAGAGTTATGGTAACTTTAGGAGTTCCTTATACTGAGCAAGAAATAGCAAATGCGCAAGCTAGTATGGATGCACAAGGTGCTAAAATTCAAGAAAACTTACATCAAGATCCTGATTTTGCTAAAAATTATGCTTCTGACAAGAAATATGCGAAAGAAAACGGACAAGAATTTATCGAAATGAAAGATAGAGAAATTGTCGCTTTAATCTCTTATTTACAACGTTTAGGTACTGATATTAAAGTAAAAGATGTTCAAAAACAACTAAGTAAAAAATAG
- a CDS encoding PspA/IM30 family protein: protein MNIFKRLFNVGKAEANSAIDKMENPIKMTEQGIKDMKNDLTQALEGLAQVKAMLIRSQNDKTQFERKAKDYQNKAMLILQKAGKGELASEDADRLATEALVKKEENTEHVNRCTIEVTNFSKSVSQLEANVNSLKNNISKWENELKTLKARVKVSKATKNLNKQMAAIDSSSTVNMLEKMKEKVSEEEALAEAYGDIANESKSIDDELDKALGTKKTSAANNLEELKKQMGL from the coding sequence ATGAATATATTTAAAAGATTATTTAACGTAGGAAAAGCAGAGGCAAATTCAGCAATTGATAAAATGGAGAACCCTATCAAAATGACTGAGCAAGGAATTAAAGATATGAAAAATGACTTAACACAAGCATTAGAAGGTCTTGCACAAGTAAAAGCTATGTTAATTCGTTCTCAGAATGATAAAACTCAATTTGAAAGGAAAGCTAAAGATTATCAAAATAAAGCCATGTTAATTTTACAAAAGGCAGGAAAAGGTGAACTTGCTTCTGAAGATGCAGACCGTTTAGCAACAGAAGCATTGGTTAAAAAAGAAGAAAATACAGAGCATGTTAATCGTTGTACTATTGAGGTTACTAATTTTTCAAAATCAGTATCTCAACTAGAAGCAAATGTTAATAGTTTAAAAAATAACATTAGTAAATGGGAAAACGAATTAAAAACACTTAAAGCTCGTGTAAAAGTATCGAAAGCTACTAAGAATTTAAACAAACAAATGGCTGCTATCGATAGTTCTAGTACTGTAAATATGCTAGAAAAAATGAAAGAAAAAGTATCTGAAGAAGAAGCTTTAGCTGAAGCTTATGGAGATATTGCTAACGAATCAAAAAGTATTGATGATGAGCTAGACAAAGCATTAGGTACTAAAAAAACAAGTGCAGCAAATAATCTTGAAGAATTAAAAAAACAAATGGGATTGTAA
- a CDS encoding polyamine aminopropyltransferase: MEYLKQNSFVLKAAIFATGFAGIVAEYTLSTLATYFIGNSIFQWTMIVSLMLFCMGLGSRLSKLIKKNLIQNFLILEISLSLIVAFSSVLVYTLASVSDYYGFVIYSLSMLIGLLIGLEIPLVVRINKEYEDLKSNISSILEKDYYGSLIGGVFFAFIGLPILGLAYTPFVLGIINFLVALIVFYRFKEKINKRKIIRLKAVLVVVFGLLMTGISFTKPIIQWGEQKKYKDKVIYAEQTEYQKIVVTEWKNEHWLYLNGNLQFCSIDEKMYHEPLVHPIMQLHPNPQRILILGGGDGCAVREILKYPSVEKIDMVDLDPKMTDLGLNHPVLQKINKKSMKNDKLSIFNKDAYIHLEQNKGDFYDIIIIDLPDPRNIELGRLYSHEFYSLCNRKLRPNGLIITQAGSPYFATNAYNCIGKTIASAGFNTVKLHNQVLSMGEWGWILGTKNKNISSNQLKDKLRKIEFKNVKTNWINNEAMQLITSFGKEFFNSKDSIEVNKVHNPVLYKYYLNGNWDLY; the protein is encoded by the coding sequence ATGGAGTATTTAAAACAAAATTCTTTTGTATTAAAAGCTGCTATTTTTGCCACAGGATTTGCAGGAATAGTAGCAGAATACACTTTATCGACCTTAGCAACTTATTTTATTGGAAATTCAATTTTTCAGTGGACGATGATTGTTTCCCTGATGCTTTTTTGCATGGGTTTAGGTAGTCGATTGAGTAAATTAATTAAAAAAAACTTAATTCAAAATTTTTTAATTTTAGAAATATCACTTTCTTTAATTGTCGCATTTTCATCGGTGTTGGTTTATACCTTGGCTTCGGTAAGTGATTATTATGGATTTGTCATTTATTCTTTGAGTATGCTTATTGGATTACTTATCGGGTTAGAAATTCCGTTAGTTGTTCGGATAAATAAAGAATACGAAGATTTAAAAAGTAATATCTCCTCTATTTTAGAAAAAGATTACTATGGAAGTCTTATCGGAGGTGTATTTTTTGCTTTTATCGGCTTGCCGATATTAGGTTTAGCATACACACCTTTTGTATTAGGAATTATTAATTTTTTAGTAGCCTTAATTGTTTTTTATCGCTTTAAAGAAAAAATAAATAAGCGTAAAATTATTCGTTTAAAAGCAGTTTTAGTAGTTGTTTTTGGGCTTTTAATGACAGGTATTTCATTTACAAAACCGATTATTCAATGGGGAGAACAAAAGAAATATAAAGACAAAGTTATTTATGCTGAACAAACAGAATATCAGAAAATTGTAGTAACCGAATGGAAAAATGAACATTGGTTATATTTAAACGGAAATTTGCAATTTTGTTCTATTGATGAAAAAATGTATCATGAACCATTGGTACATCCGATTATGCAATTACATCCAAATCCGCAACGAATATTAATTTTGGGTGGTGGTGATGGTTGTGCCGTTCGTGAAATATTAAAATACCCAAGTGTTGAAAAAATTGATATGGTCGATTTAGACCCGAAAATGACAGATTTAGGGCTGAATCATCCTGTGTTACAGAAAATCAACAAAAAAAGTATGAAAAATGATAAATTGAGTATTTTTAACAAAGATGCTTATATTCATTTAGAACAAAATAAAGGTGATTTTTACGATATCATTATTATTGATTTACCAGACCCTAGAAATATTGAATTAGGAAGATTGTATTCACATGAATTTTATTCACTTTGTAACAGAAAATTAAGACCTAACGGATTAATTATTACACAAGCAGGAAGTCCGTATTTTGCAACAAATGCCTATAATTGTATTGGTAAAACAATTGCCTCGGCTGGTTTTAATACGGTAAAACTTCATAATCAAGTATTATCAATGGGAGAATGGGGCTGGATACTTGGAACAAAAAATAAGAATATTAGTTCGAATCAATTAAAAGATAAATTACGAAAAATTGAATTCAAAAATGTTAAAACCAATTGGATAAATAACGAAGCAATGCAATTGATAACATCTTTTGGAAAAGAGTTTTTTAATTCTAAAGATAGTATTGAAGTTAATAAAGTACACAATCCCGTTCTTTATAAATATTATTTAAACGGTAATTGGGATTTATATTAA
- the hemN gene encoding oxygen-independent coproporphyrinogen III oxidase: MNSLIQKYNIPGPRYTSYPTVPYWENETFSKDKWIETFKKSFIESNSSEGISVYIHLPFCESICTFCACHKHITKRHEVEEDYMDTVLKEWNLYTNLVDETPIIKEIHLGGGTPTFFSKENLKKLIDGLFINAKKHPKHEFSFEGHPNNTTKAQLQTLFDVGFTRVSYGVQDYNIKVQEAIHRVQPFENVEKATIWAREIGYTSISHDLIFGLPFQTKENVIHTINKTKELQPDRISFYSYAHVPWVKGVGQRGFNEKDLPKNEEKRELYEIGKELFAEMGYVEIGMDHFALKTDSLYKATQEKTLHRNFMGYTANKTQLMIGLGMSSISDSWYGFAQNVKTVKEYQKIVNEGEIPVFRGHILSEEDLIIRKHILNIMCHFTTSWDAENLKVKGIEILLEKLQEMQADGLVFIDGNTLTVPEKARPYVRNICMAFDKRLHNNKPETKLFSMTI; encoded by the coding sequence ATGAATTCACTGATACAAAAATACAATATTCCAGGACCTCGATATACGAGTTATCCAACGGTTCCTTATTGGGAAAATGAAACTTTTTCTAAAGATAAATGGATTGAAACTTTTAAAAAATCGTTTATAGAAAGTAATTCATCCGAAGGAATTAGTGTGTATATTCACCTGCCTTTTTGTGAGAGTATTTGTACTTTTTGTGCCTGTCATAAACATATTACAAAAAGACATGAAGTAGAAGAAGATTATATGGATACCGTTTTAAAAGAATGGAATTTATATACCAATTTAGTAGATGAAACGCCAATTATCAAGGAGATTCATTTAGGTGGCGGAACACCTACTTTTTTTTCAAAAGAAAACTTAAAGAAGTTAATTGATGGTTTATTTATCAACGCTAAAAAACATCCGAAGCATGAATTTAGTTTTGAAGGACATCCGAATAATACCACAAAAGCACAATTACAAACCTTGTTTGATGTTGGTTTTACAAGAGTAAGTTACGGCGTGCAAGATTATAATATAAAGGTACAAGAAGCAATACACAGAGTACAGCCTTTTGAAAATGTTGAAAAAGCAACTATTTGGGCAAGAGAAATAGGATATACATCTATCAGTCACGATTTAATTTTCGGATTGCCATTTCAAACCAAAGAAAATGTAATTCATACCATTAATAAAACCAAAGAATTACAGCCTGATAGAATTTCATTTTACAGTTACGCACATGTTCCGTGGGTAAAAGGTGTTGGGCAGAGAGGTTTTAATGAGAAAGATTTACCAAAGAATGAAGAAAAACGTGAATTATACGAAATAGGGAAGGAGCTATTTGCCGAAATGGGGTACGTTGAAATAGGAATGGATCATTTTGCGTTAAAAACGGATAGTTTATATAAAGCAACTCAGGAAAAAACATTGCATCGTAATTTTATGGGTTATACTGCCAATAAAACACAATTAATGATTGGTTTAGGAATGTCGTCAATTTCTGATTCTTGGTACGGATTTGCACAGAATGTAAAAACGGTAAAAGAATATCAAAAAATAGTGAACGAAGGAGAAATTCCTGTTTTTAGAGGACATATTTTATCTGAAGAAGATTTAATTATCCGAAAGCATATTTTAAATATTATGTGTCATTTTACCACTTCGTGGGATGCTGAAAATTTAAAGGTTAAAGGTATTGAAATCCTTTTAGAAAAATTACAAGAAATGCAGGCTGATGGATTGGTTTTTATCGATGGAAATACTCTAACAGTTCCTGAAAAAGCAAGACCTTATGTACGAAATATTTGTATGGCGTTTGATAAGCGTTTACATAATAATAAGCCCGAAACAAAATTGTTTTCGATGACAATTTAG
- a CDS encoding rhomboid family intramembrane serine protease, with protein MISKKHKYTIQLIVFLYVVHAVSFFIPITQFGIIPRTFNGLIGVFTSPFLHGGIWHLISNTLPLIVLLTVLNFFYPKKTLSVIIFTILVGGMLVWLFARNANHIGASGLIYGLASFLIANGILERKFIPILVSITVAVVYGGLIWGLVPSLKSHISWEGHLFGAVAGILSAFLLKNKQY; from the coding sequence ATGATTTCTAAAAAACACAAATATACTATTCAATTAATAGTCTTTTTATATGTTGTTCATGCTGTAAGTTTTTTTATTCCTATTACTCAATTCGGAATTATACCACGTACTTTTAATGGATTAATAGGTGTTTTTACATCCCCTTTTTTACATGGTGGAATTTGGCATTTAATTTCAAATACACTTCCTTTAATTGTTTTATTAACAGTGCTTAATTTTTTTTATCCGAAGAAAACATTATCTGTAATAATATTTACAATTTTAGTTGGAGGAATGCTTGTTTGGTTATTTGCTAGAAATGCAAATCATATTGGAGCTAGTGGACTTATATATGGTCTTGCTTCATTTTTAATAGCAAATGGTATTTTAGAACGAAAATTTATTCCCATACTTGTTTCTATTACGGTAGCTGTTGTTTATGGTGGATTAATTTGGGGATTAGTTCCATCTTTAAAAAGTCATATTTCATGGGAAGGGCATCTTTTTGGTGCTGTAGCAGGTATTCTTTCTGCATTTTTATTGAAGAATAAACAATATTAA
- a CDS encoding DUF350 domain-containing protein — MNQYINEYINIIEIYHSLGYIISGFIIFILGKIAYKMLHPSINIQDELVEKDNFAFIISYVGYFTALIIVIGGAIIGESYGFITDIQHIFIYGIIAIALLLLSVWISNKVILNKFDLKKEIITDENEGAGVIEASIYIANGLILYGALIGESETLISGILTFLIYWIIGNIVLIIGSKVFIAWMGYDIHNQIEKDNVAAGVSFSGAILAIGIITMNAILDPFLDWTTTLIDISLQTLLGCLLLPVMRLFADKILLPGRKLTDEIINQEKPNIGAGLMEAFAYIGAAILITWSI; from the coding sequence ATGAATCAATACATTAATGAATATATAAATATTATAGAAATATATCATTCCTTAGGATATATTATAAGTGGATTTATCATTTTTATCCTTGGAAAAATAGCGTATAAAATGCTACATCCAAGCATCAATATTCAAGATGAATTAGTTGAAAAAGATAATTTTGCATTTATTATTTCTTATGTCGGATATTTTACAGCCTTAATTATTGTTATTGGTGGTGCTATTATTGGCGAAAGTTATGGTTTTATAACTGATATTCAGCATATTTTTATCTACGGAATAATTGCTATAGCGTTATTGCTTTTATCTGTTTGGATTAGCAATAAAGTAATTTTAAATAAGTTCGATTTAAAAAAAGAAATTATTACTGATGAAAATGAAGGTGCAGGTGTTATTGAAGCATCAATTTATATTGCAAACGGACTTATTTTATATGGTGCTTTAATTGGTGAATCTGAAACATTAATATCAGGTATTTTAACTTTCTTAATTTATTGGATTATAGGAAATATAGTACTTATAATTGGTTCTAAAGTATTTATTGCTTGGATGGGATATGATATTCATAATCAAATAGAAAAAGACAATGTTGCTGCTGGAGTTAGTTTTTCGGGTGCTATACTTGCTATTGGAATTATCACAATGAATGCAATTTTAGACCCATTTTTAGACTGGACAACAACGCTTATCGATATTAGTTTACAAACATTATTAGGCTGTTTATTATTACCAGTAATGCGTCTTTTTGCAGATAAAATTTTATTACCAGGAAGAAAACTTACAGATGAAATTATCAATCAAGAAAAACCAAATATTGGTGCAGGTTTAATGGAAGCTTTTGCTTACATCGGAGCTGCTATATTAATTACATGGAGTATTTAA
- a CDS encoding helix-turn-helix domain-containing protein, with the protein MSFFGKNIKKIRSVKGLSQQAFADIFSLKRGTLGAYEEERSEPKIDTIIKIANYFSISIDDILTKNITVNQLLSFNEGITTDINQVIKASFTDIPFVNSLNSKMFIDNFKTTKSYQNLPVIKLPIPSNSQLLAFTVTNLFMVSNEEGLFPEDIVIGEKTISEDLIKGDVVITLANDMLFIRRYNTDGTNYYLSADHVNIPPIIIPHETNIDFWKISYVFLKRYPEFTSKLENQLNELNTELKRLSK; encoded by the coding sequence ATGTCGTTTTTTGGAAAAAACATAAAAAAAATACGAAGTGTAAAAGGACTTAGTCAACAAGCTTTTGCAGATATATTCTCTCTAAAAAGAGGTACACTAGGTGCTTACGAAGAAGAACGTAGTGAACCGAAAATTGATACCATCATAAAGATTGCTAATTATTTTAGCATATCAATAGATGATATTCTTACTAAAAACATTACTGTAAATCAATTATTAAGCTTTAATGAAGGGATTACGACAGATATAAATCAAGTTATAAAAGCTAGTTTTACTGATATTCCGTTTGTAAATTCACTGAATAGTAAAATGTTTATAGATAATTTTAAAACAACAAAAAGCTATCAAAACTTACCTGTTATTAAATTACCTATACCTTCAAACTCTCAATTATTAGCATTTACAGTAACTAATTTATTTATGGTATCTAATGAAGAAGGATTATTTCCTGAAGATATTGTAATTGGAGAAAAAACCATTTCTGAAGATTTAATTAAAGGAGATGTAGTAATTACATTAGCTAATGATATGTTATTTATTAGACGTTACAACACTGACGGTACTAATTATTATTTATCAGCCGACCATGTAAACATACCTCCAATAATAATACCTCATGAAACTAATATTGATTTTTGGAAAATATCTTATGTATTTTTAAAAAGGTATCCAGAATTTACTTCTAAATTAGAAAATCAATTAAATGAATTAAATACCGAACTAAAACGATTATCAAAATAG
- a CDS encoding S-adenosylmethionine decarboxylase — translation MNTSYKHIEANIYSHKIWDSCTVPKVLKTRYECLLKEAGFTIILFNEHYFPEQGYTCFWLLGESHLAIHTFPESGKSYIELSSCSKEKLDLFINKINHIDA, via the coding sequence ATGAATACATCTTACAAACATATAGAAGCAAATATATACAGTCATAAAATTTGGGATAGTTGTACTGTTCCAAAAGTGCTAAAAACAAGGTATGAATGCTTATTAAAAGAGGCTGGTTTTACAATTATTCTTTTTAATGAACATTATTTTCCTGAGCAAGGATATACCTGTTTTTGGTTATTAGGCGAAAGTCATTTAGCAATACATACGTTTCCTGAAAGTGGTAAAAGTTATATTGAATTGAGTAGTTGTAGTAAAGAAAAGCTAGATTTATTTATCAATAAAATAAATCATATAGATGCATAA
- a CDS encoding ion transporter: MKKKVRNFINKNKYFVKFIYALIVLNIIVLILESYHELNIKYRSFFHLFELFSVTVFTIEYFIRIWVSDITKEDKTERLNFAFSTAGIIDLIAILPFYLPLFFPFDLAIIRILRLFRLLRIFKLGRYSSSLKTIKYIFKETKAELSITIFVTFVLMVLSSTLMYHIEHDDQPEKFASIGDAFWWAVATLTTVGYGDVYPVTPWGKLLGGVIALIGIGFVALPTGIISSAFIDKIQSEKQLKKSEEKIKEKKCNCPHCGKNINV; this comes from the coding sequence ATGAAAAAAAAAGTGCGTAATTTTATTAATAAAAACAAGTATTTTGTAAAGTTTATTTATGCACTTATTGTGTTGAATATTATTGTTTTAATTCTAGAATCTTATCATGAATTAAATATAAAATATAGGTCTTTTTTTCATCTTTTTGAACTGTTTTCGGTAACGGTATTTACTATTGAATATTTTATCAGAATTTGGGTTTCTGATATTACAAAAGAAGATAAAACAGAACGTTTAAACTTTGCTTTTTCTACTGCAGGAATTATCGATTTAATAGCAATACTTCCTTTTTATTTACCATTATTTTTTCCTTTTGATTTAGCAATTATACGTATTCTTCGTTTATTCAGGTTGTTACGAATTTTTAAATTAGGTAGATATTCAAGCTCCTTAAAAACCATAAAATATATATTTAAGGAAACAAAAGCAGAGTTGTCTATTACTATTTTTGTAACTTTTGTTTTAATGGTTTTATCCTCTACGCTTATGTATCATATAGAACATGATGACCAGCCAGAAAAATTTGCAAGTATTGGCGATGCTTTTTGGTGGGCAGTAGCAACATTAACCACCGTTGGATATGGTGATGTGTATCCTGTAACGCCTTGGGGTAAATTATTAGGCGGTGTTATTGCCTTAATCGGAATTGGTTTTGTAGCACTTCCAACAGGAATTATTAGTTCGGCTTTTATTGATAAAATTCAATCTGAAAAACAGCTAAAAAAATCCGAAGAAAAAATTAAAGAAAAAAAATGTAATTGTCCACATTGTGGAAAAAATATTAATGTATGA
- the ccoS gene encoding cbb3-type cytochrome oxidase assembly protein CcoS, translating into MSVIYLLLTLSILVALIFFIAFIVSVKNGQYDDSYTPSVRMLFDDELIKEETKKQ; encoded by the coding sequence ATGAGCGTTATTTATTTACTACTTACACTAAGCATCTTAGTGGCATTAATTTTTTTTATTGCATTTATTGTTTCAGTAAAAAATGGACAGTACGATGATTCGTACACCCCGTCAGTTCGTATGCTTTTTGATGACGAATTGATTAAAGAAGAAACAAAAAAACAATAA
- a CDS encoding DUF5713 family protein, whose translation MKVEELKNKKAQEYNFLKDMYSDNFFPDFLVDKCKDILLNFCKEIEFKSIVNLEDLYKLGEKYVEELNELQDEFYKNESEIETVARESIMSDFENISKIYGYENADIEILAGNRDW comes from the coding sequence ATGAAAGTAGAAGAGTTAAAAAATAAAAAAGCACAAGAATATAACTTTTTAAAAGATATGTATTCTGATAATTTTTTTCCTGATTTTTTAGTAGATAAATGTAAAGATATTTTATTGAATTTTTGTAAAGAAATTGAATTTAAAAGTATAGTAAACTTAGAAGATTTATATAAATTAGGAGAAAAATATGTTGAAGAACTTAATGAACTTCAAGATGAATTTTACAAAAATGAAAGTGAAATTGAAACTGTAGCTAGAGAATCAATAATGTCTGATTTTGAAAATATTTCAAAAATATATGGATATGAAAATGCTGATATTGAAATATTAGCAGGAAATAGAGATTGGTAA
- a CDS encoding cytochrome C oxidase subunit IV, producing MLKFVKNHMDSIAGIEIYPLISLTIFFTFFVVLFWWVFTAKKEYISKVSDLPLND from the coding sequence ATGTTAAAATTCGTAAAAAATCATATGGATAGCATTGCTGGTATTGAAATATACCCTTTGATTTCATTAACAATATTCTTTACATTTTTTGTGGTGTTATTTTGGTGGGTATTTACCGCTAAAAAAGAATACATAAGTAAGGTAAGCGATTTACCTTTAAACGACTAA
- a CDS encoding DUF4178 domain-containing protein, with protein sequence MGILDFFKKKETERHFDPTNITIRDLGKGYIFEYAIETWTVTALFEYDWGDNYFTREFVIKNGTTEKFLHLEDDGGLVVTLSEKIKLRKLGETVCDYIDENQKPPKKIDFEGTRYFLDEKSPGFCKELDASEWEELISYDYLDEDEQKTLCIEQYGEDEFEVTKGIIISELAVSNILPVADTY encoded by the coding sequence ATGGGAATACTTGATTTTTTTAAGAAAAAAGAAACAGAAAGACATTTTGATCCAACGAATATTACAATTAGAGATTTAGGAAAAGGATATATTTTTGAATATGCCATCGAAACTTGGACGGTAACCGCTTTATTCGAATACGATTGGGGCGATAATTATTTTACTCGTGAATTTGTTATCAAAAATGGAACTACGGAAAAGTTTTTACATCTTGAAGATGATGGAGGTTTAGTAGTTACTTTATCAGAAAAAATAAAACTAAGAAAATTAGGTGAAACGGTCTGTGATTATATTGATGAAAATCAAAAACCACCTAAAAAAATTGATTTTGAAGGAACTCGTTATTTTTTAGATGAAAAATCACCAGGTTTTTGTAAAGAACTAGACGCTTCAGAGTGGGAAGAATTAATTTCTTATGATTATTTAGATGAAGATGAACAAAAAACACTTTGTATAGAACAGTACGGAGAAGATGAATTTGAGGTAACTAAAGGGATTATTATTAGTGAACTTGCTGTTTCTAATATATTACCTGTTGCAGATACTTATTAA